The following are encoded together in the Coffea arabica cultivar ET-39 chromosome 1c, Coffea Arabica ET-39 HiFi, whole genome shotgun sequence genome:
- the LOC113724678 gene encoding L10-interacting MYB domain-containing protein: protein MPQKVYETRSSNTKAKVKYTTWTTAMDNCLSKILAEHAKEGSKGENIKPATYDAAVRAVNENFGLELNKHHVKNRLKTLKKQYAVLSEIVGRKGFKWDKAQKMVIANDATWKEYIKVNPDAKTLRDKAFENYDELGIIVGTDQALASCSDNDTHGVDEMFDNFETAIEPEIQSDEKQTKNLRWTEQMDNCLGKILTEQVQKGYKIGNTLHTEAYEAAVRALNKECGPGFSKENIKNRLKTWRKQYSILNELLSNDGFKWDAMQKMIVGNDSLWDEYIKINPEAKYLRGRCIENYDALHFILGNDSANRCWSTTGEKGDGNLAPCNQQHNGIRLPDVVEELSLDNTCEGTQGSSQQTRARPSSSSRSKQLTKKRSSSDAMVEVMRAVAVNIGRIADALTANESVCLDEIFEMVKNIPGFDDDLIIDACEFLSFDEKRAKMFLKLDERLRKMWLLKRLRSQGS, encoded by the exons ATGCCTCAGAAGGTTTATGAAACTCGGAGTTCTAATACTAAGGCGAAGGTCAAATACACAACATGGACGACTGCTATGGACaattgtctctccaagattcttgcaGAGCATGCAAAAGAAGGTTCCAAGGGTGAGAACATAAAACCTGCGACATATGATGCTGCCGTCAGAGCAGTCAATGAAAACTTTGGGCTTGAATTGAACAAACATCATGTCAAAAACCGCCTCAAGACATTAAAAAAGCAATATGCAGTTCTAAGTGAGATTGTGGGTCGTAAAGGATTTAAGTGGGACAAGGCACAAAAAATGGTTATTGCAAATGATGCCACTTGGAAAGAATATATAAAG GTAAATCCGGATGCTAAGACTCTCCGTGACAAGGCATTCGAGAACTATGATGAGCTGGGAATTATAGTGGGCACTGATCAAGCATTAGCCAGTTGTTCTGATAATGACACCCATGGAGTGGACGAAATGTTTGACAACTTTGAGACTGCCATTGAGCCTGAAATCCAGAGTGATGAGAAGCAGACAAAGAATTTGAGGTGGACAGAACAAATGGATAATTGTCTTGGTAAAATTCTGACAGAACAAGTGCAGAAAGGTTATAAAATAGGGAATACTTTGCATACTGAGGCTTATGAAGCAGCAGTTAGAGCTTTAAATAAAGAATGTGGTCCTGGTTTCAGCAAAGAAAATATTAAGAATCGCCTTAAAACTTGGAGGAAACAATATAGCATTTTGAATGAGCTTCTTTCTAATGACGGATTCAAGTGGGATGCAATGCAAAAGATGATAGTCGGAAATGATTCCTTGTGGGATGAATATATTAAG ATAAATCCAGAAGCAAAATATTTGCGAGGAAGATGCATTGAGAACTATGATGCCTTGCATTTCATCCTTGGCAATGATAGTGCAAACAGATGTTGGTCTACAACTGGTGAAAAGGGTGATGGTAATCTTGCTCCCTGCAATCAACAACATAATGGAATCAGATTGCCTGACGTTGTGGAGGAACTGAGCCTGGACAATACCTGTGAGGGCACTCAAGGTTCATCCCAGCAGACCAGAGCTAGGCCTTCTTCATCATCACGGTCGAAGCAGCTAACGAAGAAGAGGTCTAGTAGCGACGCGATGGTGGAAGTGATGAGAGCCGTTGCTGTAAATATTGGAAGGATTGCTGATGCTTTGACAGCGAATGAGTCAGTCTGCTTggatgaaatatttgagatggTAAAGAACATTCCAGGTTTTGATGATGACCTCATCATTGATGCCTgtgaatttctttcttttgatgaGAAAAGGGCCAAGATGTTCCTGAAATTAGATGAGAGGCTCAGAAAAATGTGGCTTTTAAAACGATTGCGCTCTCAGGGTAGTTAA
- the LOC140034327 gene encoding pentatricopeptide repeat-containing protein At1g18485-like, whose product MFQYGHLSRLAPALRLLKHFHSHPPFLSPTSAKCRPPLSQPPPNLLPLCASTQSLNQTKQAHAICIHHGLLPSSISICAALILRYAAFEKPDHHPSIIYSLFYQTLSCSPSSTFLYNTMIRAHSSLGLYDQGLKIYNEMVRNNVEVDNYTYPFVLKLCSERSGQQKGLEVHGTLIKFGFDEDLFVNNTLMLFYRNCEDVKVVQKLFNEMPERDVVSWNMMIRVFSDNGCDVEVIELFKKMVGESEFKPDAVSLVSILPVCAGEGTMMCVIHCYIVKVGFDVQVSVGNALINLYGKCGDVDGARQIFDEMVEKNDVSWNTIIAISGYAGCYREALDMFRLMVYEGVILSSVTVSSVLPVLVELGFVSKGRELHGFSMRRGMNADPFVANSLIDMYAKSGRPVDASNVFHNMDLINVVSWNAMVANFAQNGLELEAIECLRQMQFDGQIPNPITFTNVLPACARMCSLRLGKEIHGRLIRSGYHLDIFVSNALTDMYARSGCLDLARNVFLISSKDVVSYSILISGYSQTDSSNSLILFSEMGLQGIQHDIFSCMGVLSACANISAIKHGKEVHAFAIRRSLDEHLSVANSLIDMYTKSSRIDLAKKVFDRISKRDSASWNTMILGFGMLNEPDTAVNLFKTMREDGVEYNSISFLAVLSACSHGGLVEEGRRFFNDMLARGIKPSQKHYACMVDLLGRSGLVQDAIELVKSLPIQPDVNIWGALLGASRLHGDVETGCWAAENLLKLRPNHSGYHVLLSNMYAEAGKWEEADTVRELMRLIGVKKHPGCSWL is encoded by the coding sequence ATGTTCCAATACGGCCACCTTTCCCGCTTAGCTCCCGCGCTTCGACTTCTCAAACACTTCCACTCTCACCCGCCCTTTCTCTCGCCAACCTCCGCAAAATGCCGACCTCCGCTGTCTCAGCCACCGCCAAACCTCCTCCCTCTCTGCGCCTCTACTCAGTCTCTCAACCAAACAAAACAAGCCCACGCCATCTGCATCCACCATGGCTTGCTTCCTTCCTCTATCTCTATTTGTGCAGCTCTCATTCTCCGCTACGCCGCTTTTGAAAAACCCGACCACCACCCCTCAATTATATATTCTCTTTTTTATCAAACACTTTCTTGCTCTCCATCCTCTACGTTTTTATACAACACTATGATTCGTGCTCATTCTAGCTTGGGATTGTACGATCAGGGGTTGAAAATTTATAATGAGATGGTGAGGAATAATGTTGAGGTTGATAATTACACTTACCCTTTTGTTCTCAAACTTTGTTCCGAACGCAGTGGACAACAAAAGGGTTTGGAAGTTCACGGAACTTTGATCAAATTTGGGTTTGATGAGGACTTGTTTGTGAATAATACTCTTATGCTGTTTTATAGGAATTGTGAGGATGTGAAGGTTGTTCAGAAGCTGTTCAATGAAATGCCTGAGAGAGATGTTGTATCATGGAATATGATGATTCGGGTTTTTTCGGATAATGGGTGTGATGTAGAAGTGATAGAATTGTTTAAGAAGATGGTTGGGGAATCTGAGTTTAAGCCAGATGCTGTTAGTTTGGTCAGCATTTTGCCCGTGTGTGCTGGAGAGGGGACAATGATGTGTGTGATTCACTGTTACATTGTGAAGGTTGGGTTTGATGTTCAGGTGAGTGTTGGGAATGCATTAATTAATTTGTATGGGAAGTGTGGGGATGTTGATGGTGCAAGGCAGATCTTTGATGAGATGGTCGAGAAAAATGATGTCTCGTGGAATACAATTATTGCTATCTCTGGTTATGCAGGGTGTTATAGAGAAGCATTGGATATGTTTAGATTGATGGTTTATGAAGGGGTGATATTAAGCTCAGTTACTGTTTCTAGTGTCCTACCAGTGCTGGTTGAACTGGGGTTTGTGAGTAAAGGTAGAGAACTACATGGTTTTAGTATGAGAAGGGGTATGAATGCCGACCCTTTTGTTGCCAATTCTTTAATTGATATGTATGCAAAATCAGGGCGTCCAGTTGATGCCTCTAACGTGTTCCATAACATGGATTTGATAAATGTTGTTTCTTGGAATGCGATGGTTGCTAACTTTGCCCAGAATGGACTCGAGTTAGAAGCTATTGAATGCCTTAGGCAAATGCAATTTGATGGGCAGATTCCTAATCCCATCACTTTTACTAATGTTCTTCCTGCATGTGCACGAATGTGTTCTCTTCGGCTTGGAAAGGAAATTCATGGCAGGCTGATTCGGTCAGGGTATCACTTGGATATATTTGTCTCAAATGCTTTGACCGACATGTATGCCAGAAGTGGTTGTCTCGATCTTGCAAGGAATGTGTTTCTTATCTCTAGTAAAGATGTGGTATCATACAGCATACTGATTAGTGGTTATTCTCAAACTGACAGCTCGAATTCTTTAATCCTTTTCTCAGAAATGGGGTTGCAAGGGATACAGCATGATATTTTTTCATGTATGGGAGTTCTCTCAGCTTGTGCAAATATTTCAGCAATCAAACATGGAAAAGAGGTTCATGCATTTGCAATTAGAAGGTCACTTGATGAGCATCTCTCAGTTGCAAATTCACTTATAGACATGTACACAAAATCTAGCCGAATAGATCTGGCTAAAAAAGTTTTTGATAGAATTTCTAAAAGGGATTCAGCCTCATGGAATACCATGATTTTGGGATTTGGAATGCTCAATGAACCGGATACTGCAGTCAATCTTTTCAAAACCATGAGGGAGGATGGTGTTGAATATAATTCGATTTCATTTCTTGCTGTTCTGTCAGCTTGTAGTCATGGGGGTTTGGTAGAAGAGGGACGGAGATTTTTTAATGACATGCTTGCTCGTGGTATTAAGCCATCCCAGAAGCACTATGCTTGTATGGTTGACCTTCTTGGTCGTTCTGGCCTCGTACAAGACGCAATAGAGCTTGTTAAGAGCCTACCAATTCAACCAGATGTTAATATATGGGGGGCTCTTCTTGGGGCATCTCGACTCCATGGAGATGTGGAGACGGGATGTTGGGCAGCAGAAAATCTCTTAAAGCTAAGGCCAAACCACTCAGGGTATCATGTACTTCTGTCTAATATGTATGCAGAAGCAGGTAAATGGGAAGAGGCAGATACGGTTAGAGAACTGATGAGGTTGATCGGAGTAAAGAAACATCCTGGGTGCAGTTGGCTTTAG
- the LOC140034478 gene encoding uncharacterized protein, translating into MAPPPPPPPPPLLPPTKASIPFLLFCLVSISIVFLLFHLTSPTPSITTTSPLPFHNLLPSSPPASSNPPPPHFTLIIKVLTFNRLPSLSRCLTSLSNAHYDNSTTVHLHIFIDHFPLENDKGSQDLDSKLNLSRQILDFVDGFKWDFGEKLVHYRNWNAGLQSQWLEAWWPSSDHEFAFVVEDDLEVSPLYFRYLKALILNYYYNESNFSPMIYGASLQRPRFVPGKHGNKLQADNQSRLFLYQLVGTWGQLLFPKPWKEFRLWYDTHKVKGIKPILDGMVTTGWYKRMGERIWTPWFIKFIHARGYFNIYTNLKNETALAVSHRDAGVNYGKSAGPDSYLVGENTISDLLELQPSSSLKWYDFCFREVIPNRIVKSLEQLGFVLQSIQRLNTIILVNLHGASEPALRNLICHFERLAIGNYIFVGQKSYLSLDLARRGHPVIDVDLILRGTKLYRSLKFQESSKEWIQNIRASASVIKKSLELQYHTWLLDSNIVPLSSNFFFESPDPACDFITGKNLKLLFIKSSSASSRFWVDVFMHKLTVITGSWGSKTSDSMAVNFLSSVEKKLESNGVKYSKIDEMQLGLSINTSDSNLTSLANGKKFAFWSSDTDQERVQKKLVELGLWVVDDELSCTAVVCHQS; encoded by the exons ATGGCACCGCCACcccctccaccaccaccaccactccTGCCACCAACAAAAGCCTCAATTCCCTTTCTCCTCTTCTGCCTAGTCTCCATCTCCATCGTCTTCCTCCTCTTCCACCTAACCTCTCCAACCCCCTCAATCACCACCACCTCTCCCCTCCCTTTCCACAACCTGCTCCCCTCTTCTCCTCCCGCTTCCTCCAACCCACCACCACCGCACTTCACTCTCATCATCAAAGTCCTGACATTCAACCGCCTCCCATCCCTCTCTCGCTGCCTGACATCTCTCTCCAATGCCCACTATGACAACTCCACCACAGTTCACCTCCACATCTTCATTGACCACTTTCCTCTTGAGAACGATAAAGGGTCTCAAGATTTGGACTCAAAATTGAATCTTTCGCGACAAATACTTGATTTTGTTGATGGGTTCAAGTGGGATTTTGGTGAAAAGTTAGTGCATTATAGGAATTGGAATGCTGGCCTTCAATCTCAGTGGCTTGAAGCTTGGTGGCCTTCCTCAGATCATGAGTTTGCCTTTGTCGTAGAGGATGATCTTGAGGTTTCTCCTCTTTATTTCAGGTACTTGAAGGCTTTGATCTTGAATTATTACTATAATGAGTCAAATTTCAGCCCCATGATCTATGGAGCCTCCCTGCAGCGGCCTAGATTTGTTCCAG GAAAACACGGAAACAAGTTGCAAGCAGATAACCAGAGTCGCCTTTTCTTGTACCAGCTGGTTGGCACTTGGGGTCAGCTGTTATTTCCAAAACCATGGAAAGAATTTCGACTGTGGTATGACACGCATAAGGTGAAGGGCATCAAACCAATTCTTGATGGGATG GTGACTACAGGATGGTACAAGAGGATGGGAGAAAGAATTTGGACTCCTTGGTTCATCAAATTTATTCATGCCCGTGGTTATTTTAATATCTATACCAATCTTAAGAATGAGACAGCACTTGCTGTCTCTCATAGGGATGCTGGGGTGAACTATGGGAAATCTGCTGGACCAGATTCATATTTAGTTGGTGAAAATACTATCAGTGATCTTTTGGAACTGCAGCCATCGAGTAGCCTGAAGTGGTATGACTTTTGTTTTAGAGAAGTTATCCCTAATAGAATAGTCAAAAGTTTGGAACAACTTGGATTTGTACTTCAGTCTATTCAGAGGCTAAATACAATTATACTTGTTAACCTGCACGGGGCCTCAGAGCCAGCACTTAGGAACTTGATCTGCCATTTTGAGAGGCTGGCTATTGGGAACTACATTTTCGTGGGCCAGaaatcttatctttctcttgATCTTGCTAGGAGGGGGCATCCTGTGATTGATGTAGATCTAATTTTACGCGGCACTAAACTTTATAGGTCACTGAAATTCCAAGAATCCAGTAAAGAATGGATCCAGAATATTCGGGCAAGTGCATCTGTAATTAAGAAATCCTTAGAACTACAGTACCATACTTGGTTGCTGGACAGCAACATTGTTCCTCTAAGCAGTAACTTCTTTTTCGAATCACCTGATCCCGCTTGTGATTTTATTACTGGGAAGAACCTCAAGCTTCTTTTTATCAAGAGCTCATCAGCTTCTTCAAGATTTTGGGTTGATGTTTTCATGCACAAGCTTACTGTGATAACTGGTTCTTGGGGATCTAAAACTTCAGATTCCATGGCAGtcaattttttatcttcagtggaAAAGAAATTGGAAAGCAATGGTGTCAAATATAGCAAAATTGATGAAATGCAATTGGGTTTGTCAATCAATACTAGTGACTCTAACCTGACTAGTCTTGCGAATGGAAAGAAATTTGCTTTCTGGTCTTCTGACACAGATCAAGAGAGAGTTCAGAAGAAGCTTGTAGAATTAGGTCTGTGGGTTGTGGATGACGAACTTTCTTGCACAGCAGTTGTTTGTCATCAATCATAG